Part of the Nicotiana tabacum cultivar K326 chromosome 20, ASM71507v2, whole genome shotgun sequence genome, gaaggatcgcctcgcctcaaggatggtagggcggagccgaagaacctggatctgcacttGAAAAATATGTgtggaaagggcatgagtacaccacagcggtactcagtaagtgtcaagcctaacctcggtcgagtagtgacgaggaaggtcagggccttacCGATTATAGCTGAAAAGCAAGGTAAAACAatatagaatacgacaatataattaaatgctaacaatatgaagtaacacaagataataagaataacaacaaatacaacagATAGAAAATTACAGATAAGAAAGTAACTCCACACAGAGATAGCAATCGGGGATTTCTCAGGACACCGtcctataatccccaaatataaatatccaatggatctcccgggtttcgtcccgtagtccaactcatagtgcgcggggatctaccggaatcccgatccgtagtctcAAATGTAAGTATCTAGTACCGGgaaaatctaccgggtgcagttccgtagttccaatataaatgtgcaggggtaTCTACCAGAATacaatccatagtcccaaataaataggcaagggggatctaccagaatatcgcccgtagtcccaaagtaaacacagcagcaacacgaagaGTATTCAATTAAATCTAATTTCATACAAAGGTAAAACAGATATTTCTAACatagcatgctgcacaaaattcaaataaagcagttgagcaagtaaagcaattaagtcaattagacatgcttccctaagctaacagtaggcttaaattaCAAGTAATATAAACATGGAAGGAAACAaaattatagttacttaatgaaaataggatttttaaTAATTAGCacatacacactcgtcacctcaccgcatttcatatatcaactgtaccaaattctaaggggagtttccccacacaaggttaggcaagccacttaccttgaaccggttcaaaatcaacctgaaaccacactcttgccacgagtactcaactccaaatggccaaatctattcaaatcaattgcataatgcaaatataacttcaagtaactaattccactaattaattcgatgctaacacgcgaaattaagaaaatCGGCCAAAAAGTCCCCCGCGCTcatgtctcagaatcgggtaaaagttacggattatgaacccccattaactcacgagtctaaccataccaaaattatccaaatccgatgccAAAATCttaatcaaaaccccaaattAGGTCTAAGAACCTTTTCAAAATTTTCCCTAATTTCTCACCCAAAATttgaaattagatgatgaattcacgtttagattaatgggttataagaaaaaaggagttagtaatcattacccacaaactttctccgaaaatctctccaaaattcgccttctaccgagctcccaattcaattttgtgatatgaactcaaaatcctcgattttgaaatttatgtTCTGCCCAGACACGTTCTTCTTCACTAACACGAGACCATtgttgcgaacgcgatgcacaaaaatcCACTGGCTAgtcttcctctttcgcgaacgcgtagcttacaCTAGCGGATCCTACGCGAACGtgaggaccatgtcgcgaacgcgaagaccaaagtCTCCATACCTTCTCGAGTGCGGGacatcatcgcgaacgcgaagcacgattcagctgcttcacccagatgctctatgcgaacgcgagaaccCTCTCGCGATGAAGGTTCTCTCTGCAACACAACAGAAGAAAATCtgcaattttctaagtccaaaaatgacctgttgagcatccgaaacacacccgaggcctccgggacctcaaccaaatatgccaaccaatcctaaaacgtcatttaaacttgttccaaccttcggaacgctcaaaacaacatcaaaacaccaaattaacatcgaattcaagtctaagaactccaagaaatcccaaattccgctttcgatcaaaaactctatcaaacctcgtctgaatgacctgaaattttacaagcatgtcacattcaacactatggaacTAATCCAACTTcaggaattccattctgactccgatatcaaaatctcgctatcgaaccggaaacttcaaaaattcaactttcggcatttcaagcctaaataagctacggacctccaaaacatcaTCCGAACAATcccctaagctcaaaatcacccaacggagctaacggaactgacggaattctattccgaggccgtcttcatactactccgactacggtccaaattttaaagcttaaactctcttttagggactaagtatcccaaaacactccgaaattcaaaacaaatcatcccgacaaatcaaaatagcagaaacaaatacggaaaaagtagttaataagggatcagagcgtaaattcttaaaacgaccggccgggccGTTACATGTAGCAATTGCATGTCTTATTTTCTACACAACTTGTTTTACTTATTGTTAGCAATAATTACTCATAGATAATCTCACCTAACCTGATAGTGTATGAATCTTTTAATTTATTACTCCTACTAGTGAATTGACCACGCTTCGCGTAGTTAAGTTAACGATTTGATCAATTTTTAATATgttaataaaaaataacaaaagtaatCAATCGATTTAgtcttattttcttttgataaATAATTATATCCAATAAATTAAATGGTGTggtcaaaatttattttctctACTTCTTGGAGGCACTAAAATTAATTTGGCCTCCTATCATGATTATTTTCTTAAGATTTCTAATAGATATATTTAAGTTCGaaacttatattttcaaaattttaggaAGTGGATAAATCTATGTCCAATTGTTGATTTTCTTCTCCTtactttcataaaaataaaaaataaaatagactttattctattttaagaaatgaagaaaaagcaaaaaagttttttttactATATTCTCATTACTATTTtggcattttgagattttattttttcctttcattatttttcttgtttatctattattatttttacgatCTTATATTCATTCCAATATTATCTTCCACTTCCCACAATTTCTGGCCCTCTTTTTCATTTACTTACCTTTGCTTATcttctctatttatttttttgcttttctttctcgTATTTACACCCTTCTATCATTTCTATTACCGATCTCCTCCTACTAACTcatgaaaaatccaaaattttaatttctctcttgattatttttttccttatactttcctttatttatgtaccatatttaaaaaattcaaatatCACTTTCTAACATATATTAGTATACCTCCTTCTTTTCCACCTTTTTTCTCATCTCACAAAGTGCATCAGCACTTAAATGTTTCTCAAGAGTTATTCTCTTTTCCGTATTGATATTGCTCTTATAATGTGTTATGCCTCGTTCAAATTTATCCTTTTgaatttagagagaccaaaaaatTAGACAGCTCAAAATGCCAGAATTCTATTGTCCTTCTTGTAAACATTTGCGATGATCCAAGTGGCGGCAACTATTATTCTAGGTTTTATTAGCCTTCTCATCCAAATATCATAGtcattttctatatatatatatagaatatcACTCATATATttttacatatataataaaatatattataagtTGTAAATCAAAATacacatttttaaaattttcttgtttACTTTTTTCTCATATAAATACCATTCAATCACGCCGTAACATAAAAAATTATCCTTCCATAAATAACCAAATCaattcctcttcctcctcctatTAATCTTAtggaaaatctttaaaaattgaatttttgattaATTGCTCCTTCCATTCCAACACACACTATCACTAATTACTCCATAAACTCAATagagagaaataaagaaaaaaccaCAATTTGAGATATATAAATATAGCCGCAACCACACGGAGAACGCGAGAAGCAAGGATAATTTGAATAAATTGCCGAACAAAAGCCCTACTAATTGAGTTGAGTGCCTTTTAAGTTCCTTCTATCTCCTATTTGCATATGCACACAAATCGTATTGTTTGTTTTGAACTGAAAAAATAATCACATTTTTTTAGGTTCTCATTTGCTTTTGAGAGCATATAGATTAAacatattttctcaatttttctgGTTGAGAAAATATAGCCTCTGTAGCAAACTATGCAACAAACCATTATAGTAATATGACCTCTGTAGAAAACTTGAATTTGAATCCATACTCCCAAAAATAATATCTATGCACTTCTCTTCCTTACTCTCCCACTCCATTTCctagtcaataaaagttatgcACACAATTTGTGTCAAAATAATAACTGGGGTAAGAATGCGAATAACTGGAAaaagagttttaaaaaaaaagaagaagatttctTATACAGAGTGAAGGATTGATAAGGAACAATAAACGAAAGTTATGTGATGGAAAAGATTTGCTTATATTTATAGTAAACCAATTCAATTTGTAACTTTCATTGAGTATAACAGGAATAAATTGTAACGTAAAATTAGGCAGAGCAATTGTAATAGAATTAGTGTTGGTGCATTAATTAGTAATAATAGGATCATAATAACGAATTGAAACGGATATAATAATTGGTCAAGATTGATCTGGTAGCTAAAAACGGACATCTTTTAGTTATGGTATTATTGTTTTCTCTCTTCCCTTATTTATTATGGagctataattaaaaaaaaaaaaattgggttcaaaaattaaatatataGTTTTAAAATGAGAAGAACCccaaaaaattgagaaaatagataaatatattttctgAATTAGGAGAGATGCCACATCTCATTCCCACCTTTATTATATATGTAGATGTAGATGGTATAAAAGTTAGATTACGCTTTCTCTCTTTGTCTTATccgttcaattaattatttcggCAAATGAGCAGTCTCATTTCTTGATAACACAGAAATCTCTCTAATTAGAATAAATATCTTGATAACACAGAAATCTCTCAAgagtagagaaaaaaaaaaatggaCATACAAAGGGAAGCAAGAGGGGAAAAATGTAAGCCtaggaaactcaagaatttcATGTCAATCAAAACACTGCTTGTTTTCATCAACTGCATCTTCATGGCAGTTGGCCAAATAGCAGGTGTTATGCTTGTTAGGATTTACTTTTTGCATGGTGGAAAAAGGAAATGGTTGCAAGCTTTTTTGCTTACAGCAGGGTTTCCAATCTTGGTTTTGCCAATTGCCATTTCTTatgcaaaaagaagaaaagctaaaACAGAAACTAATAGAGTTATACTCACACCAAAACTAATATTAGCCAGTGCTATTTTAGGTCTCCTTTTTTGTGTTTGTAGCTACCTTTACACTTTCGGCATGTCTTATCTTCCCGTTTCAATTTCCTCCCTCCTCGCTTCAACATCACTGGCTTTCACGGCGATTTTCGCTTATTTTTTCGTGAAACATAAGTTCACACATTATTCTATAAATGCTGTGGTTTTGATGACATTTGGATCAATCATATTAGGGCTGCACATGAATGGAGATAGGCCTAAAGGAGAGTCGAATCGTCAATACGTTTTAGGGTTTGTCATGACAATTGTCGGTGCTGCTCTTCATGGATTTGTAAATGCAGGGGTGGAGTATAGCCATATCAAAGCTGGAGTTGTTGTTACGTTTGATCTTGTCATGCAAATGCAGTTTCTTATATGCATCTTCTCCACTTTGTTTTGTGTCGTCGCCATGATTATTAATGAAGATTTTCAGGTATAGAATTACTACTATAACATCTTTTTAGGCTATATTTGTCTCTAAAATTTCAGTAGACATGTTGATATTCATAATAACGTACTACTACCTCCATTTTATCAGAGTAGTACTTTAATCTGTTACAATAGGTTGTTTACAAAAGCTTACACTGTTATCATATAGAAGTTAAATTATTTGTGCTATGATAAATTAGTATGATAAAGAAATCATCATATTATATTCAAAAGTTGAATAGATAGATGAAAGAAAATTATTACAAATAGTTGTgagaaatatattaaaataatatgcTCTCCCTCCCTCCCTCTATTCCAGATTATGTTACATACTTTAGTTTTAGTTTATTCTGAAATGGACGACACACTTTTAAATTTGCAAACAATTAACATTTTTAACTTTATCTTATACATGCcctaatgagaaacttttataactaCATAAACATATATGTTATGTCATGTTTAAAGATATATGTTTTAATagttttataatcacacaaacaTTATGACATATTttgaccacaagtttcaaaagtttataTTTAGTTCTTAAACTCTACCAATTTAAACTTCCCTTTTATTGAAACAGAGGGATTATCATCAATTTAGTGGAATATGTATAATAGGAAAAAAGCTGATCAGTTACACTGACAAGAACTTTCTAGGTTCAGAGTGAAACACAATCTTTTATAAAGATCCTTTATTTAGTTCTTTTCAAATATGATCACGAGGGGATCGTCAAAAAGTAAAGAAGAAAGAGTGCCATAAATAGTGGAAAGATGTAGTAATATGAAATGAAAAAAGTAGAGTCTCAATGAAATGAGCTTTTTTTGGTTTAGAATGAAAAGTATAAAGCTTTTACATATCTAGTTGTTTTCAAAGATAATCAAGTGGGATATGACTTCATGCattttactatattttttaaaatatatgcaGGCCATCCATAGAGAGGCTGGAGAATTTCGACTGGGGCAGAACAAGTATTATATGATATTAGCACTATCAGCAATAGCTTTGCAAATTATGATTATTGGAAATCTTGGACTGATCTTCAGTTCCTCAGCTCTATTGTCAGGGATAGTTAACTCTCTTCTAGTTCCAGTACAACAGATCTTTGCTGTGATGTTCTTACCTGAAAGCTTCAATGCAGAAAAGTGGATGGCTTTAGCTATGTGTCTTTGGGGTTTCGCCTCTTATTTCTATGGTGAATATAAGGCCAGCTTAAAGGTCACAAAAACTAAACACGCGACTCAGCCAGACCAAGTTTGAGTAAATTATTACCTTTGTAATTTTCATTGGTTTTATGCAGAATTTTTGGTAAATAATGTCGACCTATTATTTTAATTCGGCTTGTACACAAGTTCTGATCTGGCGCTGTGCGCTATTGAAGGCTTTACTTCCTATTGGTGTTGGCAGCCTATTATGTATGCATGtttattattaatatatataaaaaaaaaaattagcctattaaacaaaataaattatatgaaaCGATGTCGGATGGCACTACTTTGATTCAAGGTGTCTCTGCCACTGAATATACAAAAAGAAAGGGCATAATTAATGTAGCATATGTACATAAATGGAAGATGGTCTTCACCTGCTTGTTGGATTCAAGCAGTGAAAGCTCAGACATATATTATCTtagttatttttctttccttttacgACCGGTCGAAGACAAAAAGAAATGGGCATAATGTAGCTGTTGAGATGAAGCCATGGAAGTTTCTAGCCCGAGCAATTGAGAGTTATGGAacagaggaggagaagagagttCTGGAATATTTCCGCTTATTTTCATATGAGATGTACATCACTATTTATACAGTGCATTTTCTACTAACTGATAactaacaaataattaaatactaatAAATCTGTACAGCCAACTACTAACTCACACCTAACTAACTATGCCACGTCATCATTCCTCTTAACATCCCCCTCATGCTGTGTGTTGAGAAGCGATTAACACTCCCGGCTTGGACAAAAAGTAACCATGATGTGATTTACCAAGTCCTTTTGTCAGGATATCTGCTAGATGCAGAGTGGAAGGAACATGGACCGTATGAATAAGGCCTTCTAGCACATTCTCTCTAATGATGTGGCAGTTAATTTTTATGTGCTTAGTTCTTTCATGGTATATAAGATTTGCTGCTATTTGAATTTCTGCTTTGTCATCACAGAATAGCTCCATTAGTAAATCCACATCAAAATTTAGCTCCTTGAATAGTCTCACTAACTAAACTATCTCAGCCACTGCATTTGCCATGCTTTTGTATTCTACCTCCGCTGAGCTTCTTGAAATGATATTTTGCTTCTTTGATTTCCAAGAGATTAAGGAATCTCCAAATTTTACCACAAATCCACTGACTCACTTCCTTGTCATTGGGCAAGTAGCCCAATATCCATCACAATGTATTGTGAGTTGTGATGAAGCCTTAGCGGATAACAATATACCCAGCCTGGTGCATTCATTAGATACCTCACTACCCTTAGAGCCCCTTCCATTGGTTTCTTTAGATACCTCACTACCCAGCCTGCATGAATTGACTCAGATTTTGCATAGCATAAGCTATGTTTGGTCTGGCCAAAGTGAGATAAAGTAACTTTCCTACCAATTTCTAATAGCTGGTAGGATCACTCAACAACTCATCTTGTCTACCAGTGCATGTTTCTTCTTCATCAAATTCCATATTAGTGAGCCTTTGATTCACCTCCAATGGAGTGCCTGCTATTTTAAATCCAGCTAAGCTAAGATCACCAATCAAATCCAGTGCAAATTTTCTCTGGCAAACTAGAATTCCCCATTTGCTTCTAGCAATTTCAAGGCCAAGGAAGTACTTCATCTCCCCAGGTCCATGATCTTGAAATAGTGTTGTAACATGAGTTTTGCAGCTTCTATCATAGTGGGGTTGGAGCCACTGATTAAGATATCATTAACATACACTAATACAAAAATCTGATCTTGTCCAGATTTTTTGGTGAAAAGAGAGTACTCATGGAGGCTTTGTACAAACCCAAAAGCAGTCAAAGCCTCAATAAGCTTTAGGTTACACTATATACAGGCCTGTTTGAGGTCATACAAGGACTTTTGAAGCTTATAGACTTGTTGATACTCCCCTTGCTGACAAGGCCATGTGGTGGAATCATGTACACATCTTCCACCAAGTCCCCTTGCCAAAAAGCGTTGAAGACATCTATCTGATGAAGCTTCCATTCATGCATAGCTGCTAGAGACAAAATAACTCTGATAGTCACCATCTTGACTACAGGAGAGTAAGTTTCCTGATACTCAAGACCTTCATGTTGTGTGTAGCCCTTGGCCACCAACCTTGCAAATCTTTCCACCTCACAGTTCACAATGTATTTGACTTTGAACACCCACTTGCATCTTACAACTATCTTGCCTGCAGGTAGATCTACAAAACTCCAAGTTTTGTTTTCATTTAATGCCTTCAGTTCTTGATCCATGGCCTCAATCCACTTAGGGTCATGCATGGCCTCTTCATGAGAGATGAGGTAAtttttgttgctagtccaagtatttgagtggatggtctagaacttgccccgaatgtgtttcaaggcgaaattctaggtttgcTTGATTTGAAAGATTATTGTAGGCTTTTC contains:
- the LOC107764468 gene encoding purine permease 1-like isoform X2, which produces MDIQREARGEKCKPRKLKNFMSIKTLLVFINCIFMAVGQIAGLHMNGDRPKGESNRQYVLGFVMTIVGAALHGFVNAGVEYSHIKAGVVVTFDLVMQMQFLICIFSTLFCVVAMIINEDFQAIHREAGEFRLGQNKYYMILALSAIALQIMIIGNLGLIFSSSALLSGIVNSLLVPVQQIFAVMFLPESFNAEKWMALAMCLWGFASYFYGEYKASLKVTKTKHATQPDQV
- the LOC107764468 gene encoding purine permease 1-like isoform X3, whose amino-acid sequence is MDIQREARGEKWLHMNGDRPKGESNRQYVLGFVMTIVGAALHGFVNAGVEYSHIKAGVVVTFDLVMQMQFLICIFSTLFCVVAMIINEDFQAIHREAGEFRLGQNKYYMILALSAIALQIMIIGNLGLIFSSSALLSGIVNSLLVPVQQIFAVMFLPESFNAEKWMALAMCLWGFASYFYGEYKASLKVTKTKHATQPDQV
- the LOC107764468 gene encoding purine permease 3-like isoform X1, which gives rise to MDIQREARGEKCKPRKLKNFMSIKTLLVFINCIFMAVGQIAGVMLVRIYFLHGGKRKWLQAFLLTAGFPILVLPIAISYAKRRKAKTETNRVILTPKLILASAILGLLFCVCSYLYTFGMSYLPVSISSLLASTSLAFTAIFAYFFVKHKFTHYSINAVVLMTFGSIILGLHMNGDRPKGESNRQYVLGFVMTIVGAALHGFVNAGVEYSHIKAGVVVTFDLVMQMQFLICIFSTLFCVVAMIINEDFQAIHREAGEFRLGQNKYYMILALSAIALQIMIIGNLGLIFSSSALLSGIVNSLLVPVQQIFAVMFLPESFNAEKWMALAMCLWGFASYFYGEYKASLKVTKTKHATQPDQV